The following proteins are co-located in the Labrys monachus genome:
- the pcaD gene encoding 3-oxoadipate enol-lactonase → MPDLIHINGIDTAYALEGPSAAPVVVLANGLGADLSMWANQLAVLATSFRVLRYDMRGHGGTGATPGDYSLDLLAGDLLALLDGLSIARAHLVGASLGGMVGQFLAVHHADRLESLALVATSSEAPRKAWQERVREVRRDGVEPQVEPTIDRWFTPAFRAAHPDLMASMRRMVLRTSRDGYAGCAAAIRDMVLSPVIGRIRVPTLVVAGAADLSTPLPMLEHIAGTIPDARLVAIEEAAHMPPLERPEECNAAIESFLRGLDAGPAAGLRQMASRLRG, encoded by the coding sequence ATGCCGGATCTCATCCACATCAACGGAATCGACACGGCCTATGCGCTGGAGGGGCCGTCCGCTGCGCCCGTCGTGGTGCTCGCCAACGGGCTCGGCGCCGATCTGTCGATGTGGGCGAACCAGCTGGCCGTGCTGGCGACCTCCTTTCGCGTGCTGCGCTACGACATGCGCGGCCATGGCGGCACGGGCGCCACGCCGGGGGATTATTCGCTCGACCTGCTCGCCGGCGACCTTCTCGCCTTGCTGGACGGGCTGTCGATCGCCCGGGCCCATCTCGTCGGCGCTTCGCTGGGCGGCATGGTCGGCCAGTTCCTCGCCGTGCATCATGCCGACAGGCTGGAGAGCCTCGCGCTTGTGGCGACATCGAGCGAGGCGCCGCGCAAGGCCTGGCAGGAGCGCGTGCGGGAGGTGCGGCGGGACGGCGTCGAGCCGCAGGTCGAGCCGACGATCGACCGCTGGTTCACGCCCGCCTTCAGGGCTGCCCACCCCGACCTCATGGCCTCCATGCGGCGCATGGTGCTGCGCACGTCCCGGGATGGCTATGCGGGCTGCGCCGCCGCGATCCGCGACATGGTCCTGTCGCCCGTCATCGGGCGCATCCGGGTGCCGACCCTCGTCGTCGCCGGCGCAGCGGATCTCTCGACCCCGCTGCCGATGCTCGAACATATCGCGGGCACGATTCCCGACGCTCGCCTGGTCGCGATCGAGGAGGCTGCGCACATGCCGCCGCTGGAAAGGCCGGAGGAGTGCAATGCCGCGATCGAAAGCTTCCTCCGCGGCCTCGACGCCGGTCCGGCAGCCGGCCTTCGCCAAATGGCGAGCCGTCTGCGTGGCTGA